The following are encoded in a window of Impatiens glandulifera chromosome 5, dImpGla2.1, whole genome shotgun sequence genomic DNA:
- the LOC124939760 gene encoding probable pectinesterase/pectinesterase inhibitor 51, with amino-acid sequence MAKPALVIVISVTIAAIAIVTSSVLIVNYHKQTTTFSKTAPPAAQRIFISIQQACNTSRNPQACESSFAHKFDSNSSQQLDTIGMLQFATQITSENLQVARNMVDAIMGKPGSNNPNISRAVHSCMQVLDNAVYRMSLTSQALPRGQIKDARAWMGAALVYETACWSGLNKTANGSLVMETAAYSVQTVQNMTSDTLSMLAAYNSFGNQTGLWGPAKTERDGFWDEVVNGGGGGSFVNYKNKGIPVGLPENVTVCKAEKICDYKTVQEAVTAAPDTNGMNKFVIRIKAGIYEETVRVPLQKENVVFLGDGMGKTVITGSLNVGQPGMSTYESATVGVLGDGFMMKDITVQNTAGPDGHQALAFRSDSDHSIVENCEFIGNQDTLCSNSHRQFYKSCIIKGNVDFIFGMSTTVFQDCQIFITSRNLSSEINVVAAHGRSDPALATGFVFLNCSVNGTDEFLKEVAAMPGNHKSYLGRPWKEYSRTVYIGCQIGGLIAPQGWLNWIGDFGLATLYFGEYMNLGPGANLTSREAWSSRIPADHVTTYSVDNFLQGNEWIPTIPSSS; translated from the exons ATGGCCAAGCCGGCCCTTGTCATCGTCATTTCCGTGACAATTGCCGCTATTGCCATTGTGACATCATCTGTCCTCATTGTCAATTACCACAAACAAACTACCACCTTCAGCAAAACGGCCCCGCCCGCCGCCCAAAGGATATTTATTTCCATCCAGCAAGCATGTAATACCTCAAGAAACCCACAGGCTTGTGAATCATCCTTCGCACACAAGTTCGATTCCAATTCATCACAACAACTAGACACCATCGGAATGCTCCAATTCGCCACCCAAATCACGTCGGAGAACCTCCAGGTCGCTAGAAACATGGTCGACGCTATCATGGGAAAGCCCGGATCAAATAATCCCAACATCTCCAGAGCCGTTCATAGCTGTATGCAGGTCCTCGATAATGCAGTTTACCGTATGTCATTGACGAGTCAGGCCTTGCCACGCGGTCAAATCAAGGACGCTAGAGCTTGGATGGGTGCTGCCCTCGTGTATGAAACCGCGTGCTGGTCAGGGTTGAACAAGACGGCAAATGGGTCTCTTGTTATGGAAACCGCGGCGTATTCTGTTCAAACTGTACAGAATATGACCAGCGATACCCTTAGCATGCTGGCCGCTTACAATTCGTTTGGTAATCAAACCGGGTTATGGGGTCCGGCTAAAACAGAGAGAGACGGGTTCTGGGACGAGGTTGTTaatggtggtggaggaggatCTTTCGTCAATTACAAGAACAAGGGCATCCCTGTTGGCTTGCCGGAGAATGTCACGGTTTGCAAAGCGGAGAAGATATGCGACTACAAGACGGTCCAAGAGGCGGTGACGGCTGCACCGGACACCAATGGGATGAACAAGTTCGTGATTCGGATCAAAGCGggtatttacgaggagacggtTCGGGTTCCATTACAGAAGGAGAATGTGGTCTTTTTAGGCGACGGAATGGGTAAAACTGTCATTACAGGATCATTGAATGTTGGACAACCTGGTATGTCCACCTATGAGTCAGCTACTGTCG GAGTTTTAGGGGACGGGTTTATGATGAAGGACATCACAGTCCAAAACACCGCCGGTCCAGACGGACACCAGGCATTGGCATTCCGGTCAGATAGCGATCACTCGATAGTAGAAAACTGCGAATTCATCGGAAATCAGGACACCCTATGTTCCAACTCCCACAGACAATTCTACAAATCATGCATCATCAAAGGCAACGTGGATTTCATATTCGGAATGTCAACTACCGTCTTCCAAGACTGTCAAATCTTTATAACTTCTCGTAATCTATCGTCCGAGATCAATGTGGTGGCTGCCCACGGCCGATCAGATCCTGCATTGGCCACTGGTTTCGTGTTCCTAAACTGCTCCGTGAACGGTACTGATGAGTTCTTGAAGGAAGTTGCGGCAATGCCGGGTAATCACAAGAGTTACTTGGGGAGGCCATGGAAAGAATATTCAAGGACTGTTTATATAGGATGTCAGATTGGTGGTTTGATTGCTCCACAAGGGTGGTTAAATTGGATTGGTGATTTCGGATTAGCCACGCTTTACTTCGGCGAGTATATGAATTTAGGTCCAGGCGCCAATTTGACAAGTAGAGAGGCATGGAGTAGTCGAATTCCAGCTGATCATGTAACAACATATTCAGTAGACAATTTCTTACAGGGAAATGAGTGGATCCCCACAATACCTTCATCATCGTAA
- the LOC124939594 gene encoding probable serine/threonine-protein kinase PIX13 — translation MGNCLSGSDLSIDSNPSLFKRPSNSFSDQERSENSCRVSDGLKDAPIRSRLKVYSYAELRTATRNFKPDTILGKGGFGTVYKGYYWMDHQEKTDQSGSSRMIIIAIKKLNHDQTMQGLREWKCEVEFLGRLSHPNLVKLLGYCCQGNELLLVYEFMQRGSLENHLFRRNSVIVPLPWEIRVKIAIGAARGLAFLHSSNNQIIYRDFKASNILLDGDYNAKISDFGLAKFGPNEGDSHVTTRIMGTSGYAAPEYISTGHLYVKSDVYGFGVVLLEILTGLRVFDMERARGQQNLVDWARPYLKRRNKLRLILEDGLEVQCGMEVAFMAAKLVLQCLECEPQKRPSMEQVVLALEQLETFKEKRPKNVRIW, via the exons ATGGGAAATTGTCTATCTGGTTCTGATCTGAGCATTGATTCCAACCCTAGCTTATTCAAAAGGCCTTCTAATTCCTTTTCAG ATCAAGAAAGATCTGAAAATAGTTGCAGGGTATCAGATGGTTTGAAGGATGCGCCAATCAGAAGCCGGCTCAAGGTTTATAGCTATGCTGAATTGAGAACCGCCACAAGGAATTTCAAACCAGATACCATATTGGGAAAGGGAGGATTTGGAACGGTCTATAAGGGATATTATTGGATGGATCATCAAGAGAAGACAGATCAATCTGGGTCTAGCAGAATGATCATAATTGCAATCAAGAAACTGAACCATGATCAGACCATGCAAGGCCTTCGAGAATGGAAG TGTGAAGTTGAGTTTCTGGGAAGACTTTCTCATCCCAATTTGGTCAAGCTTTTGGGTTATTGTTGCCAAGGAAATGAGTTGTTACTTGTTTACGAATTCATGCAAAGGGGAAGTTTGGAAAACCATCTTTTCAGGC GTAATTCAGTAATTGTACCTCTTCCATGGGAAATTCGGGTCAAGATAGCCATTGGTGCAGCTAGAGGGCTTGCATTCTTGCATAGTTCAAACAATCAAATCATTTATAGGGACTTTAAAGCTTCGAATATATTGCTTGATGGG GATTACAATGCAAAGATTTCGGATTTCGGGTTGGCAAAATTTGGGCCAAACGAGGGTGACTCGCATGTCACGACTCGAATTATGGGTACAAGCGGTTATGCTGCTCCCGAGTACATCTCCACAGGGCATTTATATGTGAAGAGCGATGTGTACGGTTTTGGAGTAGTATTGTTGGAGATATTGACGGGTCTTCGTGTTTTTGATATGGAACGGGCAAGGGGGCAGCAAAATTTGGTGGATTGGGCAAGACCTTATTTGAAAAGGAGAAATAAATTGAGGTTGATATTGGAGGATGGACTTGAAGTGCAATGTGGTATGGAAGTGGCATTCATGGCTGCTAAACTAGTCTTACAATGTTTAGAATGTGAACCACAAAAAAGACCTTCAATGGAACAAGTTGTATTGGCCTTAGAACAATTGGAAACATTCAAGGAAAAAAGGCCTAAAAATGTAAGAATATGGTAA
- the LOC124939761 gene encoding HMG1/2-like protein, with the protein MKGGKSKAETKKPDSRLAVKKGKGTEKAKPIARPKKGAAAAKDPNKPKRPPSAFFVFMEDFRKSYKEKHPNNKSVAAVGKAAGDKWKSLTDAEKAPYISKAEKRKTDYNKTMDAYNKKLAGDTASAAADEDESEKSKSEVEDDEDDQTGEDDDDSEDD; encoded by the exons ATGAAAGGAGGTAAATCTAAAGCGGAAACCAAGAAGCCAGACAGCAG GCTCGCCGTGAAGAAAGGAAAAGGCACTGAGAAGGCTAAGCCTATCGCACGGCCGAAGAAAGGAGCAGCAGCAGCCAAGGATCCTAACAAGCCTAAGCGTCCTCCCAGCGCTTTCTTCGTCTTCAT GGAGGATTTCAGGAAGTCGTACAAAGAAAAGCATCCTAACAACAAATCTGTAGCAGCT GTCGGTAAAGCTGCTGGAGACAAGTGGAAATCGTTGACAGATGCT GAGAAAGCTCCTTATATAAGCAAGGCAGAAAAGAGAAAAACTGATTACAATAAGACCATGGATGCTTACAACAAAAAGCTG GCGGGAGATACTGCTTCTGCTGCTGCGGATGAGGATGAATCTGAGAAATCGAAGTCTGAGGTTGAAGATGACGAAGATGATCAGACTGGAGAG GATGATGATGACAGTGAGGACGATTAA
- the LOC124940109 gene encoding protein GET1-like gives MEEHGRSFAAPIIFFTVVGFQFFAKYMERNKKRGMETSTEVQLRAEIKQLHKEASSFSQPSTFAQAAKLRRTAVAKEKDLTKIQESRSKELKSSYYSYSKALTFIKVFIYLVLVYWFWRVPIAAVPKQLVEPFGKMLSWKAGPPLNDNLMVGIIPWLIVSTRVSKILIRKVIN, from the exons ATGGAAGAACATGGAAGATCGTTTGCAGCTCCGATCATCTTCTTTACTGTCGTCGGCTTTCAATTTTTCGCCAAATATATGGAACGAAACAAGAAG AGAGGAATGGAGACATCTACGGAGGTTCAATTGCGAGCAGAAATTAAGCAACTCCACAAAGAAGCGAGCTCATTTTCGCA GCCTTCTACATTTGCACAAGCTGCCAAGCTCCGAAGAACAGCAGTAGCCAAGGAGAAAGACCTTACAAAAA TTCAGGAATCGCGCAGCAAAGAGCTGAAATCATCTTACTATTCATACTCAAAAGCTCTGACTTTTATAAAG GTATTTATATACCTTGTCTTGGTTTACTGGTTTTGGCGTGTACCTATTGCCGCAGTTCCCAAACAACTAGTGGAACCCTTTG GGAAGATGTTATCGTGGAAAGCTGGACCGCCTTTAAATGACAATCTCATG GTGGGAATTATACCATGGTTGATCGTTTCCACTAGAGTTAGCAAAATTCTTATCCGTAAAGTCATCAACTAG